The Synchiropus splendidus isolate RoL2022-P1 chromosome 1, RoL_Sspl_1.0, whole genome shotgun sequence genome includes a window with the following:
- the LOC128755407 gene encoding high choriolytic enzyme 1-like: protein MGQETGNIMLVVFHMTISIHESYEDTSLSGAPRAPVLAHTYLEFHILQSTLIIERPSFGLQTKDFPLQTYYHQCSVGHVFSFKPGLFFASPVCVSVWVLTDLRYLYDFISIENRGGCFSSLGRVGGMQVLSLNRRGCLYHGIIQHEINHALGFQHEQTRSDRDQYVKINWENIDPQMAYNFYKQNTNNLNTPYDYSSIMHYGRTAFSIAYGKDSITPIPNPNVQIGQRQGMSYWDIMRINALYQC, encoded by the exons ATGGGACAAGAAACAGGCAATATCATGTTGGTGGTTTTCCACATGACCATCTCAATCCATGAGTCTTATGAAGACACATCACTCAGTGGTGCACCACGTGCTCCCGTCCTTGCTCACACCTACT TGGAATTTCATATACTACAAAG TACACTAATCATAGAGCGACCAAG CTTTGGACTGCAGACTAAAGATTTCCCCCTTCAGACCTATTACCACCAGTGCAGTGTCGGTCAC GTTTTCTCATTCAAACCTGGCCTCTTCTTTGCATCTCccgtgtgtgtgtcggtgtgggTTTTAACCGATCTACGCTA tttgtaCGACTTCATCAGCATTGAGAACCGAGGCGGCTGTTTCTCCTCTCTGGGCCGAGTGGGAGGGATGCAGGTTCTGTCTCTCAACAGAAGAGGCTGCCTCTACCACGGCATCATTCAGCACGAGATCAACCACGCTCTGGGCTTCCAGCACGAGCAGACCAGGAGCGACCGGGACCAGTACGTGAAGATCAACTGGGAGAACATCGACCCACAGATGGCCTACAACTTCTACAAGCAGAACACCAACAACCTCAACACTCCTTACGACTACTCCTCCATCATGCACTACGGAAGAACCGCCTTCTCCATCGCGTACGGGAAGGACTCCATCACCCCCATCCCCAACCCCAATGTCCAGATTGGCCAGAGGCAGGGAATGTCCTACTGGGACATCATGAGGATCAACGCTCTCTATCAATGCTGA
- the LOC128767643 gene encoding glomulin-like isoform X1, translating to MDWVNETILRWRETPAADLKSEDFEQFKNLGCSCLAQDESEKLLEFLHDENNQVIVRTMGSVLLSPLLNMAVKDKHHHPCQAAITHLTMTCSPDDVVNRCIQVVEDVDPGLISDTIITVAPHLQAGLLRLEGNQASFVGAALSALHKQLTRLPVPYCKQQEDDDEYGLCRCCSTLAAFIQPFAEKIHDYVEHQEREELKSELLKFCMRSLREPLLEAELARDRNSSLRLFATQLMITIQATGESTSDIVFSRNRSNLMPVSQSQESRASLSYLLFVQLITYDSFPSIYSPMFVLQSNMENISLLLSSKKESHLTKGLALFEKGLEKIEDNSLPVSLLELQSFYRVIQNLRFILTDCPIQHLRQSGLQILQMFINKLDCGAKQKIFRCLLINSNHSGLEGFIVKNIKKQMELSMNGDDTNDWPEGRNFLPLLQLVFALPDGAQTNLLYNLDRYTSKSLIMECLNLLRFLLIRNKITKEEEVWREFCQIKDSFLQTLRVSISMSRSYYSYELKTLTEDMKLKAREMRACAGSTKSLKRMILKHKQESNLTPAEQHQVLQSALVTLDLMESLIFRIDEITEGNLTMAN from the exons ATGGATTGGGTGAATGAAACAATTTTGAGATGG AGAGAAACTCCAGCAGCTGATCTGAAGTCAGAAGACTTTGAGCAGTTTAAGAACCTGGGATGTAGCTGTCTCGCTCAAGATGAATCAGAGAAGCTTTTGGAATTCCTTCACGATGAAAACAATCAG GTCATAGTGAGGACAATGGGCTCAGTTCTCTTGTCACCACTGCTGAACATGGCGGTGAAGGACAAGCATCATCATCCTTGCCAGGCTGCTATAACTCATCTAACCATG ACTTGCAGCCCAGATGACGTGGTGAACCGCTGCATACAAGTGGTTGAAGATGTGGACCCAGGTCTCATTTCTGACACCATCATTACTGTTGCTCCACACCTACAAGCAG GCCTGCTGAGGTTGGAGGGGAACCAGGCGTCTTTCGTGGGCGCTGCTTTATCTGCCCTGCACAAGCAGCTGACACGGTTGCCAGTACCTTACTGCAaacagcaggaagatgatgatgaatatgGTTTGTGTCGCTGCTGCAGCACCTTAGCTGCTTTTATTCAACCGTTTGCAGAGAAGATACATGACTATGTGGAGCATCAGGAGCGGGAGGAGCTGAAGAGTGAGCTGCTTAAGTT CTGCATGAGGAGCTTACGGGAACCTCTATTGGAGGCTGAACTGGCCAGAGACAGAAATTCGTCACTGAGGCTCTTTGCAACACAGTTAATG ATCACCATACAAGCCACTGGGGAATCCACCTCAGACATTGTCTTCTCCAGAAATAGATCCAACCTGATGCCTGTCAGTCAATCCCAGGAGTCCAGAGCAAGTCTGTCATATCTGCTGTTTGTGCAGCTCATCACTTACGACAGCTTCCCATCGATTTAcag CCCTATGTTTGTTCTTCAGTCCAACATGGAAAACATCTCACTCCTGCTCAGCAG CAAAAAAGAATCACATCTGACAAAGGGACTG GCGCTTTTTGAGAAAGGGTTGGAGAAAATAGAGGACAACAGTCTCCCTGTGAGTCTCCTGGAGCTCCAGAGCTTCTACAGAGTCATACAG AATCTGCGGTTCATTCTGACAGACTGTCCAATTCAACATTTG AGGCAATCAGGACTGCAGATTTTACAGATGTTCATCAACAAATTAGACTGTGGAGCAAAGCAGAAGATATTCAG GTGTTTATTGATAAACAGCAATCATTCAGGGTTGGAAGGTTTCATCGTGAAAAACATCAAGAAACAAATGGAACTTTCCATGAAT GGGGATGATACAAACGACTGGCCCGAGGGGAGAAACTTCTTGCCTCTGCTGCAACTTGTGTTTGCTTTGCCAGACGGAGCACAGACTAATCTACTGTATAACCTGGACAGGTACACAAGTAAAAGCTT GATAATGGAGTGTCTGAATCTTCTGCGCTTTCTCCTCATACGAAACAAAATCACCAAGGAA GAGGAAGTGTGGAGAGAGTTCTGCCAAATCAAGGACAGCTTCTTACAAACGCTGCGTGTGAGCATCAGCATGTCCAGATCTTATTATTCCTATGAGCTCAAGACTCTGACAGAGGATATGAAGCTGAAAGCAAGAG AGATGAGAGCGTGCGCTGGTTCCACAAAGTCCCTGAAAAGGATGATCTTGAAACATAAGCAAGAGTCGAATTTGACTCCAGCTGAGCAGCATCAG GTCTTGCAGAGTGCTTTAGTGACCTTGGACCTAATGGAAAGTCTCATTTTCCGCATTGATGAGATCACAGAAGGAAATCTTACGATGGCTAActaa
- the LOC128767643 gene encoding glomulin-like isoform X2, producing MDWVNETILRWRETPAADLKSEDFEQFKNLGCSCLAQDESEKLLEFLHDENNQVIVRTMGSVLLSPLLNMAVKDKHHHPCQAAITHLTMTCSPDDVVNRCIQVVEDVDPGLISDTIITVAPHLQAGLLRLEGNQASFVGAALSALHKQLTRLPVPYCKQQEDDDEYGLCRCCSTLAAFIQPFAEKIHDYVEHQEREELKSELLKFCMRSLREPLLEAELARDRNSSLRLFATQLMITIQATGESTSDIVFSRNRSNLMPVSQSQESRASLSYLLFVQLITYDSFPSIYSPMFVLQSNMENISLLLSSKKESHLTKGLALFEKGLEKIEDNSLPVSLLELQSFYRVIQNLRFILTDCPIQHLRQSGLQILQMFINKLDCGAKQKIFRCLLINSNHSGLEGFIVKNIKKQMELSMNGDDTNDWPEGRNFLPLLQLVFALPDGAQTNLLYNLDRIMECLNLLRFLLIRNKITKEEEVWREFCQIKDSFLQTLRVSISMSRSYYSYELKTLTEDMKLKAREMRACAGSTKSLKRMILKHKQESNLTPAEQHQVLQSALVTLDLMESLIFRIDEITEGNLTMAN from the exons ATGGATTGGGTGAATGAAACAATTTTGAGATGG AGAGAAACTCCAGCAGCTGATCTGAAGTCAGAAGACTTTGAGCAGTTTAAGAACCTGGGATGTAGCTGTCTCGCTCAAGATGAATCAGAGAAGCTTTTGGAATTCCTTCACGATGAAAACAATCAG GTCATAGTGAGGACAATGGGCTCAGTTCTCTTGTCACCACTGCTGAACATGGCGGTGAAGGACAAGCATCATCATCCTTGCCAGGCTGCTATAACTCATCTAACCATG ACTTGCAGCCCAGATGACGTGGTGAACCGCTGCATACAAGTGGTTGAAGATGTGGACCCAGGTCTCATTTCTGACACCATCATTACTGTTGCTCCACACCTACAAGCAG GCCTGCTGAGGTTGGAGGGGAACCAGGCGTCTTTCGTGGGCGCTGCTTTATCTGCCCTGCACAAGCAGCTGACACGGTTGCCAGTACCTTACTGCAaacagcaggaagatgatgatgaatatgGTTTGTGTCGCTGCTGCAGCACCTTAGCTGCTTTTATTCAACCGTTTGCAGAGAAGATACATGACTATGTGGAGCATCAGGAGCGGGAGGAGCTGAAGAGTGAGCTGCTTAAGTT CTGCATGAGGAGCTTACGGGAACCTCTATTGGAGGCTGAACTGGCCAGAGACAGAAATTCGTCACTGAGGCTCTTTGCAACACAGTTAATG ATCACCATACAAGCCACTGGGGAATCCACCTCAGACATTGTCTTCTCCAGAAATAGATCCAACCTGATGCCTGTCAGTCAATCCCAGGAGTCCAGAGCAAGTCTGTCATATCTGCTGTTTGTGCAGCTCATCACTTACGACAGCTTCCCATCGATTTAcag CCCTATGTTTGTTCTTCAGTCCAACATGGAAAACATCTCACTCCTGCTCAGCAG CAAAAAAGAATCACATCTGACAAAGGGACTG GCGCTTTTTGAGAAAGGGTTGGAGAAAATAGAGGACAACAGTCTCCCTGTGAGTCTCCTGGAGCTCCAGAGCTTCTACAGAGTCATACAG AATCTGCGGTTCATTCTGACAGACTGTCCAATTCAACATTTG AGGCAATCAGGACTGCAGATTTTACAGATGTTCATCAACAAATTAGACTGTGGAGCAAAGCAGAAGATATTCAG GTGTTTATTGATAAACAGCAATCATTCAGGGTTGGAAGGTTTCATCGTGAAAAACATCAAGAAACAAATGGAACTTTCCATGAAT GGGGATGATACAAACGACTGGCCCGAGGGGAGAAACTTCTTGCCTCTGCTGCAACTTGTGTTTGCTTTGCCAGACGGAGCACAGACTAATCTACTGTATAACCTGGACAG GATAATGGAGTGTCTGAATCTTCTGCGCTTTCTCCTCATACGAAACAAAATCACCAAGGAA GAGGAAGTGTGGAGAGAGTTCTGCCAAATCAAGGACAGCTTCTTACAAACGCTGCGTGTGAGCATCAGCATGTCCAGATCTTATTATTCCTATGAGCTCAAGACTCTGACAGAGGATATGAAGCTGAAAGCAAGAG AGATGAGAGCGTGCGCTGGTTCCACAAAGTCCCTGAAAAGGATGATCTTGAAACATAAGCAAGAGTCGAATTTGACTCCAGCTGAGCAGCATCAG GTCTTGCAGAGTGCTTTAGTGACCTTGGACCTAATGGAAAGTCTCATTTTCCGCATTGATGAGATCACAGAAGGAAATCTTACGATGGCTAActaa
- the LOC128767882 gene encoding protein SPO16 homolog — protein MMACSKQENTQWTTTIIISKALQNHDICRSLMAQQHRIRFSDSVEDGAFIFPMSGTAFLFLHPQELPKNCDESHHVTTQIDRFLQVHRNSFLFLFDAFDGGKEYLTFLQRRFFGANLRIIPVRSNADIIKGMLTIAKVTSKPHVNIVLERLAQVGRHILENSSVHQMLKDLK, from the exons ATGATGGCGTGCTCCAAACAAGAAAATACTCAGTGGACAACAACTATTATAATCAGCAAGGCCCtccag AACCATGATATCTGCAGAAGTCTGATGGCGCAGCAACACCGAATCAGATTCTCTGACAGTGTGGAGGATGGAGCCTTTATTTTCCCCATGTCAG GCACTGCATTTCTGTTTCTTCATCCACAAGAGCTTCCAAAGAACTGTGATGAGTCACATCATGTGACTACTCAAATAGATAGGTTTTTGCAGGTTCACCGCAACAGTTTTCTGTTCTTGTTCGATGCATTTGATGGGGGAAAGGAGTACCTGACTTTCTTACAGCGCAG attttttggTGCAAATTTAAGGATCATTCCAGTGCGGAGCAATGCAGATATCATCAAAGGAATGTTGACAATTGCCAAG GTGACCAGCAAGCCCCATGTCAACATTGTCCTGGAAAGATTGGCTCAAGTTGGGCGTCACATCCTTGAGAACAGCTCAGTGCACCAAATGTTGAAAGACCTCAAGTAA
- the LOC128767803 gene encoding high choriolytic enzyme 1-like yields the protein MVLCATLLLFLLGSCQAHHFMREEEIPVDHLDTVDVSTRILASNNNTDEVLMEGDLMVPRTRNAMRCWYQSCQWKKGSDGLVTIPFTVSSEFTSWERKKIEYAMQSFHTSTCLRFVPRQSQYDFISIENRGGCFSSLGRVGGMQVLSLNRRGCLYHGIIQHEINHALGFQHEQTRSDRDQYVKINWENIDPQMAYNFYKQNTNNLNTPYDYSSIMHYGRTAFSIAYGKDSITPIPNPNVQIGQRQGMSYWDIMRINALYQC from the coding sequence ATGGTTCTCTGCGCCACTCTTTTACTGTTCCTGCTCGGCTCCTGTCAGGCTCATCACTTCATGCGAGAAGAAGAAATCCCAGTGGACCACCTCGACACTGTGGATGTCAGCACCAGGATTCTGGCCTCCAACAATAACACGGATGAGGTTCTAATGGAAGGAGACCTGATGGTTCCCAGAACCAGAAATGCCATGCGCTGCTGGTACCAGAGCTGCCAGTGGAAGAAAGGCTCCGATGGCCTGGTGACTATCCCCTTCACTGTGAGCAGTGAGTTCACCAGCTGGGAGAGGAAGAAGATTGAGTATGCCATGCAGTCTTTCCACACCAGCACCTGCCTCCGCTTTGTCCCCCGTCAGAGCCAGTACGACTTCATCAGCATTGAGAACCGAGgcggctgcttctcctctctgggCCGAGTGGGAGGGATGCAGGTTCTGTCTCTCAACAGAAGAGGCTGCCTCTACCACGGCATCATTCAGCACGAGATCAACCACGCTCTGGGCTTCCAGCACGAGCAGACCAGGAGCGACCGGGACCAGTACGTGAAGATCAACTGGGAGAACATCGACCCACAGATGGCCTACAACTTCTACAAGCAGAACACCAACAACCTCAACACTCCTTACGACTACTCCTCCATCATGCACTACGGAAGAACCGCCTTCTCCATCGCGTACGGGAAGGACTCCATCACCCCCATCCCCAACCCCAATGTCCAGATTGGCCAGAGGCAGGGAATGTCCTACTGGGACATCATGAGGATCAACGCTCTCTATCAATGCTGA
- the LOC128767643 gene encoding glomulin-like isoform X3: MDWVNETILRWRETPAADLKSEDFEQFKNLGCSCLAQDESEKLLEFLHDENNQTCSPDDVVNRCIQVVEDVDPGLISDTIITVAPHLQAGLLRLEGNQASFVGAALSALHKQLTRLPVPYCKQQEDDDEYGLCRCCSTLAAFIQPFAEKIHDYVEHQEREELKSELLKFCMRSLREPLLEAELARDRNSSLRLFATQLMITIQATGESTSDIVFSRNRSNLMPVSQSQESRASLSYLLFVQLITYDSFPSIYSPMFVLQSNMENISLLLSSKKESHLTKGLALFEKGLEKIEDNSLPVSLLELQSFYRVIQNLRFILTDCPIQHLRQSGLQILQMFINKLDCGAKQKIFRCLLINSNHSGLEGFIVKNIKKQMELSMNGDDTNDWPEGRNFLPLLQLVFALPDGAQTNLLYNLDRYTSKSLIMECLNLLRFLLIRNKITKEEEVWREFCQIKDSFLQTLRVSISMSRSYYSYELKTLTEDMKLKAREMRACAGSTKSLKRMILKHKQESNLTPAEQHQVLQSALVTLDLMESLIFRIDEITEGNLTMAN, translated from the exons ATGGATTGGGTGAATGAAACAATTTTGAGATGG AGAGAAACTCCAGCAGCTGATCTGAAGTCAGAAGACTTTGAGCAGTTTAAGAACCTGGGATGTAGCTGTCTCGCTCAAGATGAATCAGAGAAGCTTTTGGAATTCCTTCACGATGAAAACAATCAG ACTTGCAGCCCAGATGACGTGGTGAACCGCTGCATACAAGTGGTTGAAGATGTGGACCCAGGTCTCATTTCTGACACCATCATTACTGTTGCTCCACACCTACAAGCAG GCCTGCTGAGGTTGGAGGGGAACCAGGCGTCTTTCGTGGGCGCTGCTTTATCTGCCCTGCACAAGCAGCTGACACGGTTGCCAGTACCTTACTGCAaacagcaggaagatgatgatgaatatgGTTTGTGTCGCTGCTGCAGCACCTTAGCTGCTTTTATTCAACCGTTTGCAGAGAAGATACATGACTATGTGGAGCATCAGGAGCGGGAGGAGCTGAAGAGTGAGCTGCTTAAGTT CTGCATGAGGAGCTTACGGGAACCTCTATTGGAGGCTGAACTGGCCAGAGACAGAAATTCGTCACTGAGGCTCTTTGCAACACAGTTAATG ATCACCATACAAGCCACTGGGGAATCCACCTCAGACATTGTCTTCTCCAGAAATAGATCCAACCTGATGCCTGTCAGTCAATCCCAGGAGTCCAGAGCAAGTCTGTCATATCTGCTGTTTGTGCAGCTCATCACTTACGACAGCTTCCCATCGATTTAcag CCCTATGTTTGTTCTTCAGTCCAACATGGAAAACATCTCACTCCTGCTCAGCAG CAAAAAAGAATCACATCTGACAAAGGGACTG GCGCTTTTTGAGAAAGGGTTGGAGAAAATAGAGGACAACAGTCTCCCTGTGAGTCTCCTGGAGCTCCAGAGCTTCTACAGAGTCATACAG AATCTGCGGTTCATTCTGACAGACTGTCCAATTCAACATTTG AGGCAATCAGGACTGCAGATTTTACAGATGTTCATCAACAAATTAGACTGTGGAGCAAAGCAGAAGATATTCAG GTGTTTATTGATAAACAGCAATCATTCAGGGTTGGAAGGTTTCATCGTGAAAAACATCAAGAAACAAATGGAACTTTCCATGAAT GGGGATGATACAAACGACTGGCCCGAGGGGAGAAACTTCTTGCCTCTGCTGCAACTTGTGTTTGCTTTGCCAGACGGAGCACAGACTAATCTACTGTATAACCTGGACAGGTACACAAGTAAAAGCTT GATAATGGAGTGTCTGAATCTTCTGCGCTTTCTCCTCATACGAAACAAAATCACCAAGGAA GAGGAAGTGTGGAGAGAGTTCTGCCAAATCAAGGACAGCTTCTTACAAACGCTGCGTGTGAGCATCAGCATGTCCAGATCTTATTATTCCTATGAGCTCAAGACTCTGACAGAGGATATGAAGCTGAAAGCAAGAG AGATGAGAGCGTGCGCTGGTTCCACAAAGTCCCTGAAAAGGATGATCTTGAAACATAAGCAAGAGTCGAATTTGACTCCAGCTGAGCAGCATCAG GTCTTGCAGAGTGCTTTAGTGACCTTGGACCTAATGGAAAGTCTCATTTTCCGCATTGATGAGATCACAGAAGGAAATCTTACGATGGCTAActaa